CGAGTGAATGCAGCTCGAGCCCCGCAAAATCGATGTCTTCTGATATTCCTTGCCCAATAGCGGCGATGATGGCCTCAAGCGGGCCATCCCCAGTGCTCGTATGAGAGGTCTCCTGCCCAGACTTCAAGTGGTGAACCGTAACCGCAGCTACCCGGCGCTGGGCACTGCCTGCCAACACCTGAACCTCGCCGAGTTCATAAACCTGAGCCTGCTGTCCAGTTGTACTGCTCACCATTTGCAGCAGTTGGTCATCACTGACAACCTTTTGACGATCAGCGGTCTCTTTAAAGGATTCATACAGTGCATCCAGCTCTAATGGCTCTAAAGTGATCCCATACTTCGCAGCCCGGTCCTTCAGCGCATGCCTGCCAGAGTGCTTGCCCAGAATGATCATGCTGCGCGGAATGCCCAGGCGTTCTGGGTCCATAATCTCATAGGTGCTGCGATCCTTCAGCAAACCATCCTGGTGAATCCCTGACTCATGCTGGAAGGCATTCCTTCCGACGACTGGTTTGTTATAGGCGATTGGAAAATGCATCGCTCCGCTAATCAGGCGCGAAGTATCATACAATTTATCCAGTACGATCCCTGTTTCTGCCCCAATAGCATCTCCTCTTGTTTCGAGTGCCATTACAAGTTCCTCCAGTGCACAGTTCCCTGTACGCTCACCCACTCCATTAACAGTCACTTCTATCTGAGTCGCTCCTCCTGCAATCGCTGCTAGGCTGTTAGCTACAGCCAGCCCCAAATCGTTATGACAGTGGGCACTATAGCTTACCGTGTCGCCGCGTCTTGCTCCCTGCCGTACTCGGCGGAACATCTCCCCGTATTCATGTGGCAATGCGTATCCGACCGTATCCGGCAGATTGATAATAGAAGCTCCTTCCTCTATAACGGCTTCAACCATTTCGATCAGATCATCGATCCCTGTCCGCGCTGCATCCATAGCTGTGAATTCAACTACATCAGAGAATTGACGTGCATAAGCCGTCATCTCGCGGGCTTTGGCTACAACTTCAGCTCTGCTCATACGCAATTGATGCTGCAAATGAATATCAGAAGAGGAGATGAACAGGTGGATCCGCCGGCGTTCAGCATCTTGAGTTGCCCGAACTGCTGCGTCGATATCACCTTTAACCGCCCGTGCAAAACCGCAAATTTCCACATTTCGCACCTTACGCGAAATCGTCTGTACTGCTGCAAAATCACCAGGGCTCGATATCGGAAATCCAGGTTCCATCACATCAACGCCCAAATCAGCGAGCTTATAGGCCAGCAGTATTTTTTGCTCTGGGGTCAGACTTGCACCCGGAGCCTGTTCACCATCTCGCAGTGTCGTATCGAAAATTTGTATACGTTTCTTTACTGGAATAATCATCTGAATTCCTCCTAGTTTTCCTCTTATTAGATTTCTTACACATCTTCTTCTTCAGCGCAGAGCCACACGTCGACTTGTGGTTCTGCAATATCCCACCCACTGCTGCCGGCAGCTAGTCATTCGAATGAACCTCTCCTGTTTGGAGCGTCCATTCATGGCGTCCTATGAAGTCATCAGCTCATCACTGCAAGAACGCAAAAACCCGCCGTCTCTTAATAAAGAGACGGCGGGTTACCCCTCCGCGGTACCACTCTTTTTGACGCATAGGCTAGTAATAATCAAGCCATTAAGCTGCGTCCAGCTCTTCTTTCCGGAGATCCTAATCATGTCAAGATATCCGAAAAGGTCCGATAACGGGGACAACCGTAGGCAGCATACTCTTCTTCCGCCGCTCCGCTCCCGGGCGAGATTCAAGACATCCGGTGACTGCGTCGCACCAACCCGCAGCTCTCTGTTCACCATCGTTCTCTACTACTCCCGTTCATAGCGTGTAGTATATAATTTAATCACTACTCTAAAATCCATACAAAAAAGCCTGCCATCTCATTCAAGAGACGACAGGCTGTTAACCTTCGCGGTACCACTCTTGTTGATGTTCTGTACCGGCTAAATACAGCCGCTCCACTTGAACATCCACTCAACGGTCAAGTATGTTACGTACTCGACCACCCTATCACGGAGGTTACCCGTAGACGGTGTACGAACGTTCCGGCGACAATTGCCGGTAATGCTTCCACCGTTCCGCTCCCAGACGAGTTCAGGTCCCCTTCGACTGCGTCGCACCCACCCGCAGCTCTCTTATCCCAGAGTATCCTTACTACTTCCGCTCATCGCGTTTCCTTGTATAATTGAATTGAACTGATTATACCCGCTTGATCCAAAAGATGTCAATAGGCGGATACAGACCATTGTTCCAGTGAGAAACCAGGGTCAGCAACCATATCCAGCGGCGTACCACCGTCATGCTGCCACTTCACATAGGCAGCAGCTCCGATCATAGCTGCATTATCCGTGCAATATACCGGAGGTGGAATAATAAGCTCAATACCCTCTGCTTCACAGCGCGAAATCAATGCCGAGCGCAGCCCAGCATTAGCAGCTACACCCCCACATAACAATAACTGCTTGGAGCTAGTAGCTTTAACAGCACGTACCGCCTTTTCCACCAGTACCTCAACCACTGATTCTTGAAACCCACGGGCGATGCCTGCCACATCCGGCGTAAGACCTTTCATTTTACTCTGATTCACAACATTCAGCACAGCCGACTTCAAGCCACTGAAGCTGAAATCATAAGAATCCGGCTCCAGCCATACTCGTGGCAAGGGTACAACTTCAGTCGCTTCACGTGCCAGACGATCCACATGAGGTCCGCCGGGATAAGGGAATCCTAGTGCCCGAGCCACTTTATCATAAGCTTCACCTACAGCATCATCACGGGTACGTCCGATAATTCGGAACTCACCCTCTCGCTCCATATGAACCAGTTCAGTATGTCCACCTGACACCACTAATGTCATACAAGGATACTGCAACTCCGCCACTAGACGGTTAGCATAAATATGTCCTGCAATATGATGTGTGCCGATTAACGGCTTCCCCCATGCGAGAGCAAGACTCTTAGCAGCTACTACCCCTACAAGTAAAGCACCCACCAAGCCTGGACCTTGCGTAACCGCCACCGCCGACAATTGTTCTGGTGTAACCCCTGCTGTAGCTAGTGCTTCCTCTATAACCAGCGTAATCACTTCCACGTGCTTACGTGAGGCTACTTCTGGTACCACGCCGCCGAAGGCACGATGTGTCTCTATCTGACTTGAGATGATATTGGATAATACTTCAGAGCCATTCTTGACCACGGCCACCGACGTTTCATCACAACTCGTCTCAATAGCAAGTATTAGTACAGGCTGAGCTGTGCCCGTTTCTGTCTTCATTTCAAGTCCACGCTTCCTTCCATATTGCCATGCTCCTCATTCTCTGGCAGATCCGCCCACATAATGAGCGCATCCTCACGATTATCGGAATAATATCCTTTGCGTGTGCCGGCAGAACGAAAGCCTTTTTTACGATATAAATTCTGTGCTACCTCGTTCGATACCCGTACCTCAAGCGTAATGGATTTCATGCCCACATAAGATGCCGTCTTCATAAGCTCTTCCAGCAGGCGCTCGCCCCATTTACGTCCCCGATAGGCTTCGAGCAAGGCTATATTCGTCACATGCGCCTCATCCACGATAGCCCACATACCGGCATAGCCGATAATACGACCTGCCAGTTCCATCACCATATATTTTGCAAAATGATTATGTGTCAGCTCGTTTCGAAAAGCTTCCTCCGTCCAAGGCATCGTGAAGGCTTCCCGCTCAATGATAAGAATGTCAGGAATATCTTCCAGCTTCATCAAACGAAAAACAAGTTCAGTCTCCTGAGCTCTCATGGCTTCTGCTTCCGTCATTATTTATTTAAGCCCCCTTCTCTGCTTAACCGCAGATTGGCCTCCGCTTCTGAAATCTGAGTATAGTTAGGGATCAAACTATGGAGATCATCATGCTCTACCTGAAGCCGGGCTTCTCCAAGAAATCCTGTCCAGCGGCCTTCCATCTCGTAAGGAACGGCTATAGCAGTGACGAGTTCCATCAGTGGACGAAGCGATTCCTCACTGCCATGCACATTAGTCTCTCCGACAAACCATAGAACAGCAGGTTTTTTGCCCTCCACTGACGCCTGTTCTAAACGTTCAGCTAAGTACTCCACCCAGTCTGCCATCAGGCGGATGGCATCAGGTTCAAGACGGCTAGGAGCACTATTTCCCTCAGCGGCGAATAGTCCTGTATACACCTGTCCCCGACGTGCATCCATTAGTGGAATGATCCAGTCAGGTCCGTAGGCACTATTCTCGGTAGCTTGTCCCGACTCTTCTATTGCCTTATTGTTAACCGCTGTTTGATAACCACCCCACGCCACTGCATGTAGACTCGAAATACCGGCTACTGGGACATTCCATGCCCACGCCAGCGTCTTAGCAGCGGTAACCGCGATTCGTGTGCCTGTATAAGATCCAGGACCGACACCAACAGAAATCCCACCCAGCATAGCAGCAGTAGTTCCCGTAGCTTGCAACGCCTGCTCTATAATCGGCAGCAAATGCACCGAATGATTCCGTTCTCCGGAAGCATTAATTTCATGCAGTAGTTCTCCATTCTCTGTAACTGCCACGCCTAATACTGCAGTTGATGTATCCAGCGCTAAAAGCCGCTTACGCGGCTCTGTATTCTGATTCGTCATCTTCCTTAACCCCACTTCTGGATCAGCCCTCGGCACAGCTCACCGTAAGGCTCCCCGATTCCGGTCACCGTAATGATTCTTTCCTCTGGTCCGACTGTTTCCATATATATGTGCATATGCCGCGGCGGCATTAAATCCGTAATAATACTGCTCCATTCCACCAAGCAAACACCTTGCCCGTAAAAATACTCATCTAGTCCAAGCTCGTCCGCTTCCTGAAGCGAAATCCGATATACATCCATATGATATAGCGGTAGACGCCCCTCGTACTCTTTTATAATTGTAAAAGTAGGACTATTTACGATCCCCTTTACTCCAAGATGCCGAGCGTAGCCTTGCGAGAATGCCGTTTTTCCTGCACCTAGATCGCCATCCAAACCGATAACCATTCCTGGAGTTGAAGCAGCAGCTATTGAGCTTGCGAGTTGCTCCGTATCCTGCAGGCTGTAAGAACGGTAAGTGAACACCGTTTCGTCTGTTTTGTCCAACTACAACTACCACCTTTTAAAATATACCTGCCGAAAACCATTACTTTTAATTATATCGGTATGCTCCATCCACCGCAACAACTGTCCCTACTCATTCTTTCATACTACCCTTCCAAAAAATAGAAAAAGAGACTTTTACGCAAACTTAAGCATAAAAAGTCTCTTTTATTAAACAATGATTTAGCTACCCCAATTCTTCGACCTAGCTCCTCTTAATGCTCTTGCTCTTCTAGCCGTTCTACACCTACTGTATGCGTATTGGTTGGGCGTGAGCCCACTTGAACCGTAGCCATACCATTCTGCGCATCCACATGCTCAATCCATACAGGTTCCCCGTCCAAATGTACACTTACCGTTTCTTTAGAAGCATAAATATCCTGTGCCCGCTTTACGTCCACAACTGTTATCCTCCTTTATTTTCCCTAAATTTCACGATTCTAATGGTGATGTTTCTTCGAGGGTTGATTCCGCATCAAGCTTCTCCGAGTCCGAGACCTGACTAGTCTCCGGCGAAGCAATAATGCTGTCCCAATCCACAACTGTCGCTGGAATATCCTGCTCGCTTAGAGCATCACTCCAGTCGTTTCCACGCGGTTCCATGACTTAGTATTCTCCTCCTCAGCTTCACAAGCCTGAGTTTATTTTTTCCCAAGCTTCACAAATAATGCGCTAGGCTAGAAAAGCATCTCGTGCCTCATACTAACCCAAAGCAGACTAACTTAGATCAGGAGGCGTTTCTCATGCATACCGTTTGGAAAGGGGCCATCAGCTTCGGGCTAGTGCATGTTCCGGTTAAAATGTTCTCCGCTACAGAGGATAAAGACATTTCTCTGCGTTATATCCATAAGGAATGTGGCAGCCCACTGTCATATGTTCGCAAATGTCCGGTGTGTGACAAAGA
This window of the Paenibacillus sp. FSL R10-2734 genome carries:
- a CDS encoding 2-isopropylmalate synthase; this encodes MIIPVKKRIQIFDTTLRDGEQAPGASLTPEQKILLAYKLADLGVDVMEPGFPISSPGDFAAVQTISRKVRNVEICGFARAVKGDIDAAVRATQDAERRRIHLFISSSDIHLQHQLRMSRAEVVAKAREMTAYARQFSDVVEFTAMDAARTGIDDLIEMVEAVIEEGASIINLPDTVGYALPHEYGEMFRRVRQGARRGDTVSYSAHCHNDLGLAVANSLAAIAGGATQIEVTVNGVGERTGNCALEELVMALETRGDAIGAETGIVLDKLYDTSRLISGAMHFPIAYNKPVVGRNAFQHESGIHQDGLLKDRSTYEIMDPERLGIPRSMIILGKHSGRHALKDRAAKYGITLEPLELDALYESFKETADRQKVVSDDQLLQMVSSTTGQQAQVYELGEVQVLAGSAQRRVAAVTVHHLKSGQETSHTSTGDGPLEAIIAAIGQGISEDIDFAGLELHSLGSGENAQAEAAVMVEWEGLKFRGTATHQDIIMAAGIAYIAACNAALLSTQIV
- the tsaD gene encoding tRNA (adenosine(37)-N6)-threonylcarbamoyltransferase complex transferase subunit TsaD, whose product is MKTETGTAQPVLILAIETSCDETSVAVVKNGSEVLSNIISSQIETHRAFGGVVPEVASRKHVEVITLVIEEALATAGVTPEQLSAVAVTQGPGLVGALLVGVVAAKSLALAWGKPLIGTHHIAGHIYANRLVAELQYPCMTLVVSGGHTELVHMEREGEFRIIGRTRDDAVGEAYDKVARALGFPYPGGPHVDRLAREATEVVPLPRVWLEPDSYDFSFSGLKSAVLNVVNQSKMKGLTPDVAGIARGFQESVVEVLVEKAVRAVKATSSKQLLLCGGVAANAGLRSALISRCEAEGIELIIPPPVYCTDNAAMIGAAAYVKWQHDGGTPLDMVADPGFSLEQWSVSAY
- the rimI gene encoding ribosomal protein S18-alanine N-acetyltransferase; amino-acid sequence: MTEAEAMRAQETELVFRLMKLEDIPDILIIEREAFTMPWTEEAFRNELTHNHFAKYMVMELAGRIIGYAGMWAIVDEAHVTNIALLEAYRGRKWGERLLEELMKTASYVGMKSITLEVRVSNEVAQNLYRKKGFRSAGTRKGYYSDNREDALIMWADLPENEEHGNMEGSVDLK
- the tsaB gene encoding tRNA (adenosine(37)-N6)-threonylcarbamoyltransferase complex dimerization subunit type 1 TsaB — translated: MTNQNTEPRKRLLALDTSTAVLGVAVTENGELLHEINASGERNHSVHLLPIIEQALQATGTTAAMLGGISVGVGPGSYTGTRIAVTAAKTLAWAWNVPVAGISSLHAVAWGGYQTAVNNKAIEESGQATENSAYGPDWIIPLMDARRGQVYTGLFAAEGNSAPSRLEPDAIRLMADWVEYLAERLEQASVEGKKPAVLWFVGETNVHGSEESLRPLMELVTAIAVPYEMEGRWTGFLGEARLQVEHDDLHSLIPNYTQISEAEANLRLSREGGLNK
- the tsaE gene encoding tRNA (adenosine(37)-N6)-threonylcarbamoyltransferase complex ATPase subunit type 1 TsaE; translation: MFTYRSYSLQDTEQLASSIAAASTPGMVIGLDGDLGAGKTAFSQGYARHLGVKGIVNSPTFTIIKEYEGRLPLYHMDVYRISLQEADELGLDEYFYGQGVCLVEWSSIITDLMPPRHMHIYMETVGPEERIITVTGIGEPYGELCRGLIQKWG
- a CDS encoding H-type small acid-soluble spore protein, which codes for MDVKRAQDIYASKETVSVHLDGEPVWIEHVDAQNGMATVQVGSRPTNTHTVGVERLEEQEH